From Caldicellulosiruptor hydrothermalis 108, a single genomic window includes:
- a CDS encoding TMEM106 family protein translates to MKIKIYTKRLGISIAVFVFGILFIILLIRNFTLKNTPTQNDNITYIKNMFELKNAKLVEDNIVIEKLPDDTFMFKYLFEDSKSKYEIYMKEDQSIVYFKKFTPSDIVNRFSISDVKPKAFKTLYKFAPYTKGNVEIEVASMPNAYICVFNRYEGDKKVLGNWATVVLNKDNGELLEFSINWHQDINFKNAGKKGDEEGKILSSIKVVPVLSSDSFLKYTTMNNILGLKDVYYDFVDGKVYPQINLPTNTLNIRDYNSYVEYAQKKAQVEYVKLKFGKILNLLSSQARRISFSASEFSVSSGGEYSYTKKSFFGTVNITADKYGNILKAMADLKSSGEIKKVDSKVLNDRAEQIMQVLAGKYVVAKSYIFENDNQHTVSYKLYIGNAYIINGKLEITFDKLSGEVLKLDFDLGIRPEFMEKVKTLKSPSEYINLIKSSGFEEVYVLTKEYGKVYLYQKPVEAHLALKPKFDMTYLMHATK, encoded by the coding sequence ATGAAAATAAAGATTTATACAAAAAGGCTTGGGATAAGCATTGCAGTATTTGTATTTGGAATTTTGTTTATAATCCTTTTAATCAGAAATTTTACGCTCAAAAATACACCAACCCAAAATGACAACATAACCTATATAAAAAATATGTTTGAACTGAAAAATGCAAAGCTTGTTGAAGACAACATTGTCATCGAGAAGTTACCAGACGATACCTTTATGTTCAAGTATCTTTTTGAAGACTCAAAATCAAAATATGAAATATACATGAAAGAAGACCAGTCGATAGTATATTTTAAAAAATTTACTCCTTCAGATATAGTTAACAGGTTTTCGATTAGCGATGTAAAACCAAAAGCTTTCAAGACTTTATACAAGTTTGCGCCTTACACAAAAGGAAATGTTGAGATTGAGGTAGCATCAATGCCAAACGCCTACATTTGTGTTTTTAATCGATATGAAGGCGACAAAAAGGTTTTAGGAAACTGGGCAACGGTTGTACTTAACAAAGATAATGGTGAACTTTTAGAGTTTAGTATAAACTGGCATCAAGATATTAACTTTAAAAATGCAGGCAAAAAAGGCGACGAAGAGGGTAAAATCTTAAGTAGCATAAAGGTTGTACCTGTTTTGAGTAGTGATTCTTTTTTAAAATATACAACAATGAACAATATACTTGGATTAAAGGATGTCTACTATGACTTTGTTGATGGTAAGGTGTATCCACAGATTAATCTACCTACAAACACTTTAAATATTCGGGATTACAATAGCTATGTTGAGTATGCTCAAAAAAAAGCACAAGTTGAATATGTAAAGTTGAAATTTGGAAAGATTTTAAATCTCCTTTCTTCTCAGGCAAGACGTATTTCTTTTTCTGCTTCCGAATTCAGTGTTTCTTCAGGCGGTGAATACTCATACACTAAAAAAAGTTTTTTTGGCACTGTAAATATAACTGCCGACAAGTACGGGAACATATTAAAAGCCATGGCAGATTTAAAATCATCTGGTGAAATAAAAAAGGTTGACTCTAAGGTCTTAAACGATAGAGCCGAACAGATTATGCAGGTGCTTGCTGGAAAATATGTTGTTGCAAAATCTTATATATTCGAAAATGACAATCAGCACACTGTAAGTTACAAGCTCTATATAGGTAATGCCTACATAATAAATGGAAAACTGGAAATTACATTTGATAAACTTTCTGGAGAAGTATTAAAACTTGATTTTGATTTGGGCATAAGACCAGAGTTTATGGAAAAGGTGAAAACTCTAAAAAGTCCATCCGAGTATATAAATCTCATAAAATCAAGTGGATTTGAAGAGGTTTATGTCTTAACAAAAGAATATGGGAAAGTATATCTTTACCAGAAACCTGTTGAGGCGCACTTAGCGCTAAAACCCAAATTTGACATGACATATCTTATGCATGCAACAAAATAA
- the folE2 gene encoding GTP cyclohydrolase FolE2: MIDVQSQKDQRGISIQKVGIKDLNWPIVVMDRENKTQTTIAKITAAAELKGDIRGTHMSRFIEAIDELKVVGPKEIEKLLDRIKEKLLSDRAYIRFDFPYFINKRTPVTGTLSPLKVDCYFEAEKDQKFDLKVGVVVPVHTLCPCSKEISEYGAHNQRAYVTIEVRMKKFMWIEELVEIAEASASCPLYSILKRPDEKWVTERAYQNPRFVEDLLREVVLKIKEDGRIKWYKVFVESIESIHNHNAFAYIEGEITK; this comes from the coding sequence GTGATTGATGTTCAGAGTCAAAAAGACCAGAGAGGAATCTCCATCCAGAAAGTAGGGATAAAAGACTTAAATTGGCCAATTGTTGTAATGGACAGAGAAAACAAAACTCAGACAACAATTGCAAAGATCACCGCTGCAGCAGAGCTAAAAGGTGATATCAGAGGTACTCACATGTCCAGGTTCATTGAAGCGATAGATGAGCTGAAAGTTGTCGGACCCAAGGAAATAGAAAAGCTGTTGGATAGGATAAAAGAAAAGCTTCTTTCGGATAGAGCCTATATAAGGTTTGATTTTCCCTACTTTATCAACAAAAGAACACCTGTGACAGGGACCCTCTCACCACTTAAAGTTGACTGTTATTTTGAAGCTGAAAAAGATCAGAAATTTGACCTTAAAGTGGGTGTGGTTGTTCCTGTTCACACTCTGTGCCCATGCTCAAAAGAAATTTCAGAGTATGGAGCTCACAACCAGAGAGCTTATGTGACGATAGAGGTGAGGATGAAGAAGTTTATGTGGATTGAGGAACTTGTTGAGATTGCAGAAGCTTCTGCATCATGCCCTCTTTATTCTATCTTGAAAAGACCTGACGAGAAATGGGTAACAGAGAGAGCTTACCAGAACCCTCGCTTTGTTGAAGACCTTTTGAGAGAGGTTGTTTTGAAAATAAAGGAAGATGGGCGAATAAAATGGTATAAGGTTTTTGTTGAGTCAATTGAGAGCATTCACAACCACAATGCCTTTGCGTATATTGAAGGTGAAATAACAAAATGA
- a CDS encoding Ig-like domain-containing protein, whose protein sequence is MLKKWGKRIFVFLSLLSFLLSFLVNTSFSQNLSYYQQAAQVLKQKGIMTGDTKGNLNLDKPLKRSEISKMIIMLLGKKPLADFYANQKKSSFKDVKTDYWGLGYIEAAKAIGLISGYTDGTFKPEQYLKVEELTAIVVRALGVKESELKGKWPLNYIQKAYSMNIFYGIESEIEIGKLVTRGQTAAILYNAFLNESLKAAKPVGLEIIDPQTLKVTFDKELSSIVKSDFSFDGGLSVVDAKFADSSKKVVEIKTSAQQEGKEYTLFYKGQATTLKFVAKTMPFSFAEDIKIESLKKVDLKFTKSISKSQQDNLPIKIYVNSKEITDVRKVLSSDFKTVSIIFPSRLNQTDKLMVEISNLLSETGQSLSITKELTIIDATQPKVVDFKIVNSKRFKVVFSEPMNIDSANAYKVCDLSSVGANIRIDSNYAYAKLTPKHQENAIDIELLYPLADGTHTIEITEAKDFAGYKAPDFKATFTTVLEKNPPKLVSLDLVSNNRIRLVFDEEIRSLNGLIPTGEYEVYQAQDSTNHAIGAKITLLSDEKTIDIQLNPQLKLDSRALVSFEVRFRYVEDLLGNKVSDWVSVTSKAQDDTTKPAVKSVEVLDGNIIKVTFTENVNADGKVQSFSLLSADGTQIAEAQAKVVKPLKEEDNSMFAVEFSTLAAINGGRYTLKISGICDTSVRENVMDSSTYAIDAKDTLAPTITAAIAKYDSSSDVDKIDIFFSEPMDVEKLKNLSSYFVGASSATIPLSSVKGAKVDYISPNGDRITLLIPGADDTLPGKWSQSGGVIDKLAAPTLTDKAGNFIANATIAMPVSVSANFRGISAQDIEVVAVDKNTIEIRSLNGYIFASFDPAAIMFRNAYSTSSLNGNPDNDKVVSLGIVSYTISQDKKTITLKTSISLTSSAMADTNDSGQDAEQLKIFTVNSNIKDQFEQSLVIPPTLDISFYPSILLKDRICPQQTGVSVGSSAASDTIAITFDEPVFALPGINTTVLAAGIELKVGGITLIPDVDYTAYIQNGIVYVKVKKPGTVDSKLTVEIKRPDLIVDSNGNSSVVLKAQTVEPVTEKTSPDVTAEFSSTDTRKVKLTFSEPMDASTLIAQNFSCVAGGSIVSFVKSSDNRVVEITFTNPLPAGSIVNISPNVKDLAGNSVSVQAVRK, encoded by the coding sequence ATGTTAAAAAAATGGGGTAAGAGAATTTTTGTTTTTTTGAGCCTCCTGAGTTTTCTGTTAAGCTTTTTGGTAAATACTTCATTTTCTCAAAACCTTTCTTACTATCAGCAGGCGGCACAGGTTTTAAAGCAAAAAGGAATAATGACAGGTGACACAAAAGGAAATTTGAATCTTGACAAACCTCTCAAACGTTCAGAGATTTCTAAAATGATTATCATGCTGCTTGGCAAAAAGCCTTTAGCTGATTTTTATGCAAATCAAAAAAAATCTTCTTTTAAAGATGTGAAGACAGATTACTGGGGACTTGGCTACATAGAAGCAGCAAAAGCAATAGGATTGATTTCAGGGTATACAGATGGGACTTTCAAGCCAGAACAGTATTTAAAAGTTGAAGAGTTAACTGCCATAGTTGTAAGGGCACTTGGTGTGAAGGAGTCGGAGCTCAAAGGCAAGTGGCCACTAAACTATATCCAGAAAGCATATTCGATGAATATTTTTTATGGAATAGAATCCGAAATTGAGATAGGAAAGCTTGTCACAAGAGGCCAGACAGCAGCTATACTTTACAATGCGTTTTTGAACGAAAGCTTAAAAGCTGCAAAGCCTGTCGGGCTTGAAATAATTGACCCGCAAACTTTAAAGGTAACATTTGATAAGGAGCTTTCTTCAATTGTTAAATCTGACTTTTCGTTTGATGGTGGACTTTCTGTTGTGGATGCGAAGTTTGCAGACTCAAGCAAAAAGGTTGTTGAGATAAAAACATCTGCACAGCAAGAAGGGAAAGAGTACACGCTTTTTTACAAAGGGCAAGCTACAACTTTAAAGTTTGTGGCAAAGACAATGCCTTTTTCCTTTGCAGAGGATATCAAAATAGAGAGTTTAAAGAAAGTGGATTTGAAGTTTACAAAGTCGATTTCAAAGAGCCAGCAGGATAACCTGCCGATAAAAATTTATGTAAATAGCAAAGAAATTACAGATGTAAGGAAAGTTCTCTCGAGCGATTTTAAAACTGTGAGTATAATCTTCCCAAGCAGATTAAATCAAACTGACAAACTGATGGTTGAGATTTCAAACCTTCTTTCAGAAACAGGCCAGAGCTTAAGCATAACAAAAGAGTTAACAATCATTGATGCAACTCAGCCAAAGGTTGTGGATTTTAAGATAGTCAATAGCAAAAGGTTTAAGGTTGTCTTTTCTGAGCCTATGAACATTGATTCGGCAAATGCTTACAAGGTATGCGATTTGTCTTCGGTTGGGGCAAACATTAGAATTGATTCAAATTATGCATATGCCAAGCTTACACCAAAACATCAAGAGAATGCTATTGACATTGAACTTTTATATCCTCTTGCTGATGGGACTCACACAATTGAAATAACAGAAGCGAAAGACTTTGCAGGATATAAAGCTCCTGACTTTAAAGCTACATTTACAACAGTACTTGAAAAAAATCCGCCAAAGCTTGTGTCCTTAGACCTTGTTTCAAACAATCGAATAAGGCTTGTATTTGATGAAGAGATAAGAAGCTTAAATGGTTTGATTCCAACAGGCGAGTATGAGGTTTACCAAGCACAGGACAGTACCAACCATGCAATTGGCGCAAAAATAACACTTCTTTCAGATGAAAAAACAATTGACATTCAGTTAAATCCACAATTGAAGCTTGATAGCAGGGCACTTGTTTCATTTGAAGTGAGGTTCCGATACGTTGAAGACCTTCTTGGCAACAAGGTATCAGATTGGGTATCAGTAACATCCAAAGCTCAGGATGATACTACAAAACCGGCAGTCAAAAGTGTCGAGGTTTTGGATGGGAATATAATTAAGGTAACATTTACTGAAAACGTGAATGCTGATGGTAAGGTTCAAAGTTTTTCTCTGCTTTCAGCAGATGGTACACAGATAGCAGAAGCTCAGGCTAAAGTAGTAAAACCGTTAAAAGAAGAAGATAACTCAATGTTTGCTGTTGAGTTTTCAACACTTGCAGCAATAAATGGTGGAAGATATACTTTGAAGATTTCAGGCATCTGTGATACATCTGTGAGGGAAAATGTTATGGACAGTAGCACATATGCAATAGATGCAAAAGACACACTTGCACCAACCATAACTGCTGCAATTGCCAAGTATGATTCTTCTTCGGATGTGGACAAAATAGACATATTTTTCTCAGAACCTATGGATGTTGAAAAACTAAAGAATTTGAGCAGTTATTTTGTAGGGGCATCAAGTGCAACAATTCCACTTTCGAGCGTAAAAGGTGCAAAAGTTGATTATATCTCACCAAACGGCGACAGAATCACCCTTTTAATTCCAGGGGCAGACGATACATTGCCTGGCAAGTGGAGTCAATCTGGTGGTGTGATAGACAAATTGGCAGCTCCTACCCTCACTGACAAGGCAGGCAATTTTATAGCAAATGCTACAATAGCAATGCCAGTTTCTGTGTCGGCAAACTTTAGAGGGATATCTGCGCAAGACATAGAAGTTGTTGCAGTGGACAAAAATACAATTGAAATAAGAAGCTTGAATGGATACATCTTTGCATCGTTTGACCCTGCAGCAATAATGTTCAGAAACGCATATTCGACTTCAAGTTTAAATGGAAATCCTGACAACGATAAAGTGGTCAGTCTTGGAATTGTAAGTTATACAATTTCTCAAGACAAAAAGACCATTACTTTAAAAACATCAATTTCTTTGACCTCAAGCGCTATGGCTGATACAAATGATTCTGGTCAAGATGCTGAACAGCTGAAAATATTTACAGTAAATTCGAATATAAAAGACCAGTTTGAACAGAGCCTTGTAATTCCGCCAACACTTGATATTAGCTTTTATCCTTCGATATTACTCAAAGACAGAATCTGTCCGCAGCAGACAGGCGTGTCTGTTGGAAGTTCTGCAGCATCAGACACAATAGCTATTACATTTGACGAACCAGTTTTTGCCCTGCCAGGTATAAATACCACAGTGCTGGCTGCAGGAATTGAGCTAAAGGTTGGAGGTATTACTTTAATTCCTGATGTTGACTACACAGCTTACATCCAAAACGGCATAGTTTATGTGAAGGTCAAAAAACCAGGGACTGTAGACAGCAAGTTAACTGTGGAGATAAAAAGACCAGACTTAATAGTAGATAGCAATGGAAATTCTTCTGTTGTGTTAAAAGCTCAAACTGTTGAGCCTGTGACAGAAAAGACTTCCCCTGATGTCACAGCAGAGTTTTCTTCGACGGATACAAGAAAAGTCAAACTCACATTTTCTGAACCTATGGATGCTTCAACACTAATTGCTCAAAACTTCTCATGCGTTGCAGGCGGCAGCATTGTAAGCTTTGTAAAGTCTTCTGATAACAGAGTTGTTGAAATCACATTCACAAACCCGCTTCCGGCAGGAAGCATTGTAAATATATCACCAAATGTGAAGGACTTGGCAGGTAATTCAGTGTCAGTCCAGGCGGTGAGAAAATAG
- the rimI gene encoding ribosomal protein S18-alanine N-acetyltransferase, whose amino-acid sequence MKKGTIRRMTKEDIDMVYEIEVLSFSVPWSRESFEYEAQNESAIYYVYEEDGRVWGFAGMHHIVDEGHITNIAVHPQKRGQGIGKLLLSALISYAKENGLVGLTLEVRSKNHVAISLYKSFGFVQEGIRKNYYSDPPDDAIIMWLWL is encoded by the coding sequence ATGAAAAAAGGCACAATAAGAAGGATGACAAAAGAGGATATAGATATGGTGTATGAAATAGAAGTTTTATCATTTTCTGTTCCATGGAGCAGAGAAAGCTTTGAGTATGAGGCTCAAAATGAGTCTGCAATATATTATGTATACGAAGAAGATGGCAGAGTATGGGGTTTTGCAGGAATGCATCATATTGTAGATGAAGGGCACATTACAAATATTGCTGTACATCCTCAAAAAAGAGGGCAGGGAATAGGAAAACTTTTACTTTCTGCCCTCATTTCATATGCAAAAGAAAATGGTTTGGTTGGTCTTACACTTGAGGTGAGAAGCAAAAACCACGTTGCTATCTCACTTTACAAGAGCTTTGGATTTGTCCAGGAGGGTATAAGAAAAAATTATTATTCCGACCCACCGGATGATGCCATAATTATGTGGCTGTGGCTTTAG
- the tsaB gene encoding tRNA (adenosine(37)-N6)-threonylcarbamoyltransferase complex dimerization subunit type 1 TsaB, with protein MKILAIETSGKVASAALLEDCKVISEIVLNTKLVHSVMLIDLIDQVLKNASSKIEDVDLFAVSIGPGSFTGLRIGVSTIKGFCYATSKPCIGVDTLKALCYNFWACSDFLMPILDAKSQKVFTGIFRFEKGKLKTYHPTSILDIEEAKELAKKYNPVLLGEGLDIYDFSEFRNSPKFLQYQKASNVGILAFELAQEGKICSHFDLIPVYLKKSYAERNQDT; from the coding sequence ATGAAGATATTGGCGATTGAGACGTCTGGCAAGGTTGCAAGCGCTGCTTTGCTGGAAGATTGCAAGGTAATTTCTGAGATAGTTCTTAACACAAAACTTGTTCACTCTGTGATGTTAATCGATTTAATTGATCAGGTATTAAAAAATGCCTCGAGTAAAATAGAAGATGTTGACCTATTTGCGGTATCAATAGGACCTGGTTCTTTTACTGGGCTCAGAATTGGTGTTTCAACAATAAAAGGTTTTTGCTATGCTACTTCAAAGCCATGTATAGGTGTTGATACCCTGAAGGCTCTTTGCTACAACTTCTGGGCTTGTTCAGATTTTCTGATGCCCATTTTGGATGCAAAGTCGCAAAAGGTATTTACTGGAATTTTCAGATTCGAGAAGGGCAAACTCAAAACATATCATCCAACTTCGATACTTGATATCGAAGAAGCAAAAGAACTTGCAAAAAAGTATAACCCTGTTTTGCTTGGCGAAGGTTTAGACATTTATGATTTTTCCGAGTTTAGAAATTCGCCTAAGTTTTTACAGTATCAAAAAGCATCAAATGTTGGAATTTTGGCTTTCGAGCTTGCCCAGGAAGGCAAGATTTGTTCTCATTTTGACCTTATACCAGTTTACCTTAAAAAATCGTATGCAGAAAGGAACCAGGACACATGA
- the tsaE gene encoding tRNA (adenosine(37)-N6)-threonylcarbamoyltransferase complex ATPase subunit type 1 TsaE gives MKEIMSYSYDETVSIGYKIGKNLFKGAIVTLEGDLGSGKTALTRGIAKAFGIEDISSPTFTIFHVYEGKDGILVYHFDIYRIEETELEDIGYEEYFYGDGIVIIEWADKLKRLHPKEYLKVEIQKIDEDVRKILITGVGEKYKNVEDVIEKDEDIGD, from the coding sequence ATGAAGGAGATAATGTCTTATTCGTATGATGAGACAGTGTCGATTGGTTATAAAATTGGGAAAAATCTTTTCAAAGGTGCTATTGTTACCTTAGAAGGTGATCTTGGTAGCGGAAAGACTGCACTAACACGTGGAATTGCCAAGGCTTTTGGAATTGAAGATATTTCGAGTCCAACGTTTACCATATTTCATGTGTATGAAGGAAAAGATGGCATTTTAGTTTATCATTTTGACATTTACAGGATTGAAGAGACAGAGCTTGAGGATATAGGGTATGAGGAGTATTTTTATGGTGATGGTATTGTGATAATTGAGTGGGCTGATAAGTTAAAAAGGCTTCATCCCAAGGAATATTTAAAGGTTGAGATTCAGAAGATAGATGAAGATGTTCGAAAAATATTGATAACAGGTGTTGGGGAAAAGTACAAAAATGTTGAGGATGTGATAGAAAAAGATGAAGATATTGGCGATTGA
- the queD gene encoding 6-carboxytetrahydropterin synthase QueD, whose translation MLLKKIFKFDAAHNLTKYNGKCENLHGHTYKLVVTVEGKPDNQDMVIDFVLLKKIVQDEVIDVLDHAYINDIIENPTAENIAKWIWKKLSRKIEEQGCRLYEIEVWETEDSSVIYRGEDE comes from the coding sequence ATGCTTCTCAAAAAAATCTTCAAATTTGATGCAGCGCATAATCTCACAAAGTACAATGGAAAATGTGAAAACCTTCACGGGCACACATACAAGCTTGTTGTGACAGTGGAAGGCAAACCCGATAACCAGGACATGGTAATAGACTTTGTGCTTTTAAAGAAGATTGTACAGGATGAGGTAATTGACGTCTTAGACCATGCATATATAAACGATATTATAGAAAACCCTACTGCTGAGAACATTGCAAAATGGATATGGAAAAAACTTAGCAGAAAGATAGAAGAGCAAGGCTGCAGGCTTTATGAAATTGAAGTATGGGAGACAGAGGACAGTAGCGTTATATACAGAGGTGAAGATGAGTGA
- a CDS encoding amidohydrolase has translation MDILIKNAKIYTMDEKGIIEKGDILIKDGKIAMIDQNINEDSSMVIDATGRLVFPGFIDAHSHIGMWEDSVGFEGADGNEDSDPVTPHLRAIDAINPFDRSFEEAIEGGVTCVATGPGSANVIGGQFCVIKTFGKRVDKMVVKEPAAMKVAFGENPKSVYHEKHQMPQTRMATAAILREALFKAREYLNKKLEAQQDEEKDMPEFDMKSESLIKVLTKEIPLKAHAHRADDIFTAIRIAKEFDVNLTLDHVTDGYLIVDELKQENIPCIVGPNLTDRSKVELKNLDFKNPGILSKEGILVAIMTDHPVIPQKYLVLCSALACKSGMDEIEALKAITINPAKILGIDNRVGSIKEGKDADIVIYKGHPFDIFSEVEYVLIDGKVVYHRK, from the coding sequence ATGGACATCTTAATAAAAAATGCAAAAATTTATACAATGGATGAAAAAGGAATTATTGAAAAAGGCGATATACTTATCAAGGATGGCAAGATAGCAATGATTGACCAAAACATAAATGAAGATAGTAGCATGGTAATAGATGCAACAGGCAGGCTTGTCTTTCCAGGGTTTATAGATGCGCACTCACACATAGGAATGTGGGAAGACTCTGTCGGGTTTGAAGGTGCCGATGGAAACGAAGACTCAGACCCTGTCACGCCACACCTTAGAGCAATTGATGCTATAAATCCGTTTGACAGAAGTTTTGAAGAGGCAATTGAAGGTGGTGTTACATGTGTTGCAACAGGACCGGGAAGCGCTAACGTGATAGGCGGGCAGTTTTGTGTCATCAAGACGTTTGGCAAGAGAGTTGACAAAATGGTTGTGAAAGAACCTGCTGCAATGAAGGTTGCGTTTGGTGAAAATCCAAAAAGCGTGTACCACGAAAAACATCAGATGCCTCAAACACGCATGGCAACTGCTGCAATCTTAAGAGAGGCACTTTTTAAAGCAAGAGAGTACCTAAATAAAAAACTTGAGGCTCAGCAGGATGAGGAAAAAGATATGCCAGAGTTTGATATGAAAAGTGAAAGTCTTATAAAGGTTTTGACAAAAGAAATTCCGCTGAAAGCACATGCTCACAGGGCAGATGACATATTCACGGCAATAAGGATTGCCAAAGAATTTGATGTAAATCTCACCCTTGACCATGTGACAGACGGATATTTGATTGTGGATGAGCTAAAACAAGAAAATATCCCATGCATTGTTGGACCAAACCTTACTGATAGGTCAAAGGTTGAGCTTAAAAACCTTGATTTTAAAAATCCAGGTATACTTTCTAAAGAAGGCATTCTTGTTGCTATTATGACCGACCATCCTGTCATTCCGCAAAAATATCTTGTGCTATGTAGCGCGCTTGCATGCAAGAGCGGAATGGATGAGATAGAGGCTCTAAAAGCAATTACCATAAACCCTGCAAAGATTTTAGGAATTGATAACAGAGTTGGGAGTATAAAGGAAGGCAAAGATGCTGATATTGTAATATACAAGGGTCATCCTTTTGACATATTTTCTGAGGTTGAATATGTCTTGATTGATGGTAAAGTTGTATATCATCGCAAATAA
- a CDS encoding EAL domain-containing protein gives MSEKNKDLNCKANNYAAKISIIYAVVSAVWILVSDMLTTTLFAKKGLFTVFSIIKGWLFVLITASLLYFMIRKKIYSLYLSENKLQNAIEELQKTNDELSKTQEKLVVQYKKLAKNQEKIKELAYFDQLTNLPNRNHFMLVLEKAIKDAHFKGQQLALICIDIDNFGKINNTLGHATGDVVLKEIAQRLKDTVGNNGFVARLTGDEFGIIIYNFLDFNVLNYFIYKIFNSFSMSWEIMEYDFYITPSMGVAIYPSDGQDSVSLLKSADKALNLAKEKGKNTFCFYNLEMDNILQQRLEFESDLRKAIEKDQFVLYYQPIVDLEKMQLCGAEALIRWIHPQKGIIPPMSFIPIAEQTGLISQIGQWVLAKVIADLKSIREVTNHNFYISFNASLREFSSANFVDNVLYTIEALKGDPTSLGIEITESVAMADPQNTIKSLNTFKEKGIKVFLDDFGTGYSSLNYLKQLPIDVVKIDRSFIANMSTDTKEQKIAKSLINLSHILDLKVVAEGIEDSQQAEILKSFECDFGQGYLFGKPLPKDQFIEFAKRF, from the coding sequence ATGTCTGAGAAGAATAAAGATTTAAACTGTAAAGCCAACAATTATGCAGCTAAAATATCAATAATATATGCAGTTGTGAGCGCAGTTTGGATTTTAGTCTCTGACATGCTAACAACAACTCTTTTTGCAAAGAAAGGGCTTTTTACTGTTTTTTCGATCATTAAAGGTTGGCTCTTTGTGCTTATCACTGCAAGCCTTTTGTATTTTATGATTCGCAAAAAAATCTATTCGCTTTACCTTTCTGAAAATAAGCTCCAAAATGCTATCGAGGAACTTCAAAAGACAAATGATGAGCTTTCCAAAACACAGGAAAAGCTTGTTGTCCAGTACAAAAAACTTGCAAAAAACCAGGAAAAGATAAAAGAGCTTGCTTACTTTGACCAGCTAACTAATCTGCCAAATAGAAATCATTTTATGCTGGTACTTGAAAAGGCTATTAAAGATGCACATTTCAAAGGCCAGCAACTTGCCCTGATATGTATCGATATAGATAATTTTGGTAAAATCAACAACACTTTGGGTCATGCAACTGGTGATGTTGTATTAAAAGAAATTGCACAAAGACTCAAAGACACAGTTGGTAATAACGGGTTTGTTGCAAGACTAACAGGAGATGAATTTGGAATAATAATTTATAATTTTCTTGATTTTAACGTCTTGAATTACTTCATCTATAAAATTTTTAATTCATTTTCAATGTCATGGGAGATAATGGAATATGACTTTTACATTACACCAAGTATGGGAGTTGCCATATATCCTTCAGATGGGCAGGATAGTGTATCCCTGTTGAAAAGTGCTGATAAAGCTTTAAACCTCGCAAAAGAAAAAGGTAAAAATACTTTTTGCTTTTACAACTTGGAAATGGATAATATACTTCAACAGAGACTTGAATTCGAATCAGACTTGAGAAAGGCGATTGAAAAAGACCAGTTCGTTTTGTATTATCAGCCTATTGTAGACCTTGAAAAAATGCAGCTATGCGGAGCAGAAGCACTCATTCGCTGGATACATCCACAAAAAGGTATAATACCACCCATGTCTTTTATCCCAATTGCTGAGCAGACAGGGCTTATATCACAAATTGGTCAATGGGTATTGGCAAAGGTCATAGCGGATTTGAAGAGCATCAGAGAAGTAACAAACCACAACTTTTATATTTCTTTCAATGCGTCCTTAAGAGAGTTTTCAAGCGCAAATTTTGTTGATAACGTACTTTATACAATTGAAGCCTTAAAAGGTGACCCAACTTCTTTGGGAATAGAGATTACCGAATCGGTTGCAATGGCAGACCCTCAAAATACCATAAAGTCGCTCAATACCTTTAAAGAAAAAGGTATTAAAGTTTTTCTTGACGACTTTGGCACAGGCTACTCTTCTTTAAACTATCTAAAACAGCTTCCCATTGACGTTGTTAAAATCGACAGAAGTTTCATAGCCAATATGAGCACTGACACTAAAGAACAAAAAATAGCCAAAAGCCTGATTAACCTTTCTCACATCTTAGATTTAAAAGTTGTGGCAGAGGGCATTGAGGATAGTCAGCAGGCTGAGATACTAAAATCTTTTGAGTGTGATTTTGGACAGGGATATTTGTTTGGAAAACCTCTTCCAAAAGACCAATTTATAGAGTTTGCAAAGAGGTTTTGA